One Baekduia alba genomic window, GCCGCGACGGCGTCCGCGCCGGCGACGTCGTTGACCACGATACTCGCGCCCTCGCCCGCGAGCGCCTCGGCGTAGGCGCGGCCGATCCCGGCGCCGGCGCCGGTGACGACGGCGACCTTCCCCTCCAACTTGCCCGTCATGACGCGATCAGCCGATCAGGAGGACGAGCTTGCCGCGGACGTGGCCCGCGGCGCTCACCGCGTGCGCCTCGGCGACGTCGTCGAGCGGGAACGTGGTCGTGACGAGCTTCAGCCCGCCGCCGGCCCAGCGCTCGGCGAGCTCCGCCAGCGCGGCGGCGTCGCGGTCGTCGGGCCGCCCCATCAGGAAGCGGACGCCGATCTCGCGCGCGCGCCCGTCGGCGATCGTGACGACCCGATCGGTCCCGCCGGTCAGCGCGATCGACGCGTCGAGCGCGTCGCGGCCCGCCACGTCGACGGCGGCGTCCACGCCGTCGGGCGCGACGGCCCGGACACGGTCGACGAGCCCGTCGCCGTAGATGACCGGCTCCGCCCCGAGCGAGCGCAGGTAGTCGTGATTGGCCTCGCCGGCGGTCGCGATGACCCTCGCGCCGAGCTCGCGCGCCAGCTGGACGAGCACGGTGCCGACGCCGCCGGCGCCGCCGTGCACCAGCACGGTCTCCCCCTTCTGGAGGTCGATGGCGTCGAGGATCCGCCGCGAGGTCTCGCCCGCGACGGGGAGCGCCGCGGCCTGGTCCCAGGGCATCGTCGCCGGCTTGCCCGCGAACACGCCGAGCAGGGCGTGCTCGGCGCAGGCGCCCGTCGCGCTCCAGCCCAGGACCTCGTCGCCGACGGCGACGCCGCTGACGCCGTCGCCCACCTGGTCGACGACGCCCGCGACCTCCGAGCCCGGCGTGCTGGGCAGCGGCGTCGGGAACAGGCGCTCCATCCCGCCGCTGCGGATCTTGATGTCCATCGGGTTGACGCCCACGGCCCGGACCGCGACGCGCACCTGGCCGTCGCCGGCCTCGGGCGCCGGCACCTCGCCCAGCTCGAGGACGTCGGGACCGCCGAAGGCGGCGAAGCTCACAGCTCGCATCGTTGACACGCTCTCCTGTCGGGGACGGCGG contains:
- a CDS encoding NADP-dependent oxidoreductase — its product is MRAVSFAAFGGPDVLELGEVPAPEAGDGQVRVAVRAVGVNPMDIKIRSGGMERLFPTPLPSTPGSEVAGVVDQVGDGVSGVAVGDEVLGWSATGACAEHALLGVFAGKPATMPWDQAAALPVAGETSRRILDAIDLQKGETVLVHGGAGGVGTVLVQLARELGARVIATAGEANHDYLRSLGAEPVIYGDGLVDRVRAVAPDGVDAAVDVAGRDALDASIALTGGTDRVVTIADGRAREIGVRFLMGRPDDRDAAALAELAERWAGGGLKLVTTTFPLDDVAEAHAVSAAGHVRGKLVLLIG